A part of Scleropages formosus chromosome 3, fSclFor1.1, whole genome shotgun sequence genomic DNA contains:
- the LOC108922562 gene encoding suppressor of cytokine signaling 3-like, translated as MVTHSKFDSAMSSSPFETSMRLPPHHYKTFSSRLQYQLILSAVGKLQESGFYWGPMSGKEANSLLGPEPAGTFLVRDSSDRRHFFTLSVKTASGPKNLRIQCDGTTFFLQSDPKSSQAAPRFDCVLKLVHHYMPPRGNVNGGGPRSTYFIHSGSEKVPLELLRPLSTNLSSLQHLCRKTVNGHLDISGKRDQLPLPLKEFLQEYDAPI; from the coding sequence ATGGTAACACACAGCAAGTTTGACTCCGCCATGAGCAGCAGCCCCTTCGAGACAAGCATGCGGCTGCCACCCCATCACTACAAGACCTTCAGCTCGAGGCTGCAGTACCAGCTGATCCTCTCCGCTGTGGGCAAGCTGCAGGAGAGCGGCTTTTACTGGGGCCCCATGAGTGGGAAGGAGGCCAACAGCCTGCTGGGGCCGGAGCCGGCCGGGACCTTCCTGGTGCGCGACAGCTCTGACAGACGGCACTTCTTCACACTCAGTGTCAAGACAGCGTCAGGTCCCAAGAACCTGCGCATCCAGTGTGATGGCACCACGTTTTTCCTGCAGAGTGACCCCAAGAGCTCGCAGGCCGCACCGCGCTTCGACTGCGTGCTCAAGCTGGTGCACCACTACATGCCCCCCAGAGGCAATGTCAACGGGGGGGGACCCCGCAGCACCTACTTCATCCACTCAGGCAGCGAGAAGGTCCCCCTGGAGTTGCTGCGCCCGCTGTCCACCAACTTGTCCTCTCTGCAGCACCTCTGCCGCAAGACAGTGAATGGACACCTTGACATATCCGGCAAAAGGGACCAGCTGCCTCTCCCCCTCAAGGAGTTCCTACAGGAGTATGATGCCCCCATCTAA